The following are from one region of the Melaminivora suipulveris genome:
- a CDS encoding TRAP transporter substrate-binding protein: MLRSLGLALCLASAIGWAAAPAGKAQPPAAAHPQLKLRIVGGLAGVTQFTQLEGPFWTRDLARLSGGRYSAEIVAFDRAGVPGSDMLRLLQLGVVPFGTVLMSSLTAQHPLYTAADLPGLNPDMATLRATLAAVRPALEQALRSEQNVEPLAIYVYPAQVLFCRDRLQGLDDLRGRMVRVSSAAQGDFVAALGAQPRLVPFAQLMQSMQGGTLDCAVTGTMSGNILGLHEHTRYLHPMALSWGLAIFGAHRPAWQALPQDLRALLQAQLPRLESAIWRSAEEETAEGVACNTGQPACRRGRRGGMTLVPLTPRDDARRLQVLRASVLPRWLERCGAPCAELWRSTIEPERRIELPASP, translated from the coding sequence GTGTTGCGGTCCCTGGGACTGGCCCTGTGCCTGGCATCGGCGATCGGCTGGGCCGCCGCGCCGGCCGGCAAGGCGCAACCGCCGGCCGCCGCCCACCCGCAGCTGAAGCTGCGCATCGTCGGCGGGCTGGCCGGCGTCACTCAGTTCACGCAGCTGGAGGGGCCTTTCTGGACGCGTGATCTGGCGCGCCTGAGCGGCGGGCGCTACAGCGCCGAGATCGTCGCCTTCGACCGTGCCGGCGTGCCTGGCTCGGACATGCTGCGCCTGCTGCAGCTCGGCGTGGTGCCCTTTGGCACGGTGCTGATGAGCTCGCTGACGGCGCAGCACCCGCTCTACACCGCCGCCGATCTGCCGGGCCTGAACCCCGACATGGCCACGCTGCGCGCCACGCTGGCCGCCGTGCGCCCGGCGCTGGAACAGGCGCTGCGCAGCGAGCAGAACGTCGAGCCGCTGGCCATCTACGTCTACCCGGCGCAGGTGCTGTTCTGCCGCGACCGGCTGCAGGGCCTGGACGACCTGCGCGGGCGCATGGTGCGCGTGTCTTCGGCCGCGCAGGGGGATTTCGTCGCCGCGCTGGGCGCGCAGCCGCGCCTGGTGCCCTTCGCCCAGCTCATGCAGAGCATGCAGGGCGGCACGCTGGACTGCGCGGTGACCGGCACCATGTCCGGCAACATCCTCGGCCTGCACGAACACACGCGCTACCTCCACCCCATGGCGCTGAGCTGGGGGCTGGCCATCTTCGGCGCGCACCGGCCTGCCTGGCAGGCCCTGCCGCAGGACTTGCGCGCGCTGCTGCAGGCGCAGCTGCCCCGGCTGGAGTCCGCCATCTGGCGCAGCGCCGAGGAGGAAACCGCCGAGGGCGTGGCCTGCAATACCGGCCAGCCGGCGTGCAGGCGCGGACGCCGGGGGGGCATGACGCTGGTGCCGCTCACCCCGCGGGACGATGCGCGCCGCCTGCAGGTGCTGCGCGCCAGCGTGCTGCCGCGCTGGCTGGAGCGCTGCGGCGCGCCCTGCGCCGAGCTGTGGCGCAGCACCATCGAACCGGAACGTCGCATCGAACTGCCCGCCAGTCCATGA